A genomic segment from bacterium encodes:
- a CDS encoding metallophosphoesterase, with translation MKFIGFISVITLIIGLLQILLLWGFNRDWWRKRSIRWSSLMLPVVTLVAMGLWGLGEYYQNQWLSRPGMLLTALAFVLQFALLLSLPVSGLFHLINRLIDHLIRHRKTDTAVDSNRRIILKGIAAAVPLATVTAAGAGFTRSFGSVNVFTKSIRIDDLPPSLEGYRILHLSDLHLRHYTTLEDLEDVLTRAREFNPDLVLVTGDVADDLGQLPDALKLIEQFKAPNGSFATLGNHEYFRGVEQVKSIFDQSAVPLFINQGTHVQVGGTSVFIGGIDDPRRMGAKETTFFQTTIDQTLEESHTDAFRILMSHRPDAFDHASEQGIALTLAGHTHGGQIGFMGRSVFDSYWEDRYLWGEYRRGKSVLYTSSGVGHWFPFRLGCPPEAPVLELHRA, from the coding sequence ATGAAATTCATCGGCTTTATCAGCGTGATCACCCTGATCATCGGACTACTGCAGATTCTGCTGCTCTGGGGATTCAACCGCGACTGGTGGCGAAAAAGATCGATCCGCTGGAGTTCGCTCATGTTACCGGTGGTCACTTTGGTGGCCATGGGGCTTTGGGGGCTGGGAGAATACTACCAGAACCAATGGCTGTCTCGCCCCGGAATGTTGCTGACCGCACTGGCGTTTGTGCTCCAGTTTGCGCTGCTTTTGTCACTCCCGGTTTCAGGTCTTTTCCACCTGATCAACCGGCTGATCGACCACCTGATCCGCCACCGCAAGACCGACACGGCGGTTGATTCGAATCGACGGATCATCCTCAAAGGGATCGCTGCCGCGGTCCCGCTTGCGACCGTGACGGCGGCTGGCGCGGGTTTCACCCGGTCGTTTGGCTCGGTCAATGTCTTCACCAAATCGATCAGGATCGACGACCTCCCGCCGTCTCTGGAAGGGTACCGGATCCTGCACCTTTCAGACCTGCACCTTCGCCACTACACCACCCTGGAAGATCTTGAGGATGTGCTCACGCGGGCGCGCGAATTCAATCCCGATCTGGTCCTGGTGACCGGCGATGTCGCCGATGATCTTGGACAACTGCCCGACGCGTTGAAACTGATCGAGCAGTTTAAGGCGCCGAATGGGAGCTTCGCGACGCTCGGCAATCACGAGTATTTCCGAGGCGTGGAGCAGGTAAAAAGCATTTTCGACCAGAGTGCCGTGCCGCTGTTTATCAACCAGGGGACACACGTTCAGGTTGGTGGAACCAGCGTTTTCATAGGGGGAATTGATGATCCTCGACGGATGGGCGCCAAAGAGACGACTTTCTTCCAGACGACGATCGACCAGACTCTCGAAGAGAGTCATACGGACGCATTCAGGATCCTGATGAGTCATCGACCGGATGCATTCGATCACGCCTCTGAACAGGGGATCGCGCTCACGCTGGCCGGTCACACTCATGGAGGACAGATCGGCTTTATGGGTCGCTCGGTGTTCGATTCTTACTGGGAAGATCGCTATCTGTGGGGTGAATATCGGAGAGGGAAATCAGTCCTTTATACGTCATCCGGAGTGGGACACTGGTTCCCGTTCCGACTGGGATGTCCACCCGAAGCACCGGTGTTGGAATTGCATCGCGCGTGA
- a CDS encoding hydroxyacid dehydrogenase: MLILISDKFDKTLPTVLAKYGEVTDDKTRVADADIILVRSKTKANAEYLDSAKKLKLIIRGGVGMDNIDAKHAATKGIIVKNTAEASTVAVAELAFALMIALPNNVTKADASMREGKWLKSELERTELHGKTLAILGMGRIGTALAIRARAFRMNILAWHPDVYFSDFATIIQDIEEAVSQADYVSMHIPCLPETRGIINKSLLTHFKTGAYLINTGRAETVVDADVVEALKSGKLAGFATDVWYSDPPVDSPLMSAPNMIMVPHLGASTKENMLRIGEMAEKIVAEYVKEKR; this comes from the coding sequence ATGTTAATCCTGATTTCCGATAAGTTCGACAAAACGCTTCCGACTGTCCTCGCCAAATACGGCGAAGTGACCGATGACAAAACACGCGTCGCCGATGCCGACATCATCCTCGTTCGCTCCAAAACCAAAGCGAACGCCGAATATCTCGATTCCGCCAAAAAGCTAAAACTGATCATCCGCGGTGGCGTCGGGATGGATAACATCGACGCGAAACATGCGGCAACAAAGGGGATCATCGTCAAGAATACCGCCGAGGCCTCGACTGTCGCCGTGGCCGAACTTGCTTTCGCCCTGATGATCGCTCTGCCGAACAACGTGACCAAGGCCGATGCTTCGATGCGCGAAGGGAAGTGGCTCAAATCCGAACTCGAGCGAACCGAACTTCACGGCAAAACGCTCGCTATTCTCGGCATGGGGCGAATAGGTACCGCGCTGGCGATCCGCGCCAGAGCATTTCGCATGAATATCCTCGCCTGGCACCCCGATGTCTATTTCTCGGACTTTGCGACGATCATCCAGGATATCGAGGAAGCGGTCTCACAGGCTGATTATGTCTCAATGCATATCCCGTGCCTCCCGGAGACGCGAGGGATCATCAACAAGTCGTTGCTCACTCATTTCAAGACAGGTGCATATCTTATCAATACCGGTCGTGCGGAGACTGTGGTAGATGCCGATGTAGTTGAAGCGCTCAAGTCGGGCAAACTGGCCGGCTTTGCGACCGATGTTTGGTATTCTGATCCGCCGGTCGACTCGCCGCTGATGAGCGCTCCGAACATGATCATGGTCCCGCACCTCGGGGCTTCGACTAAAGAGAATATGTTGCGGATCGGTGAAATGGCAGAAAAGATCGTGGCTGAATATGTAAAGGAGAAGCGATAG
- a CDS encoding Smr/MutS family protein gives MNYPINGTLDLHQFRPNETKDVLLDYIAECLKRDILAIRVVHGKGIGVQREIVRSVLSTHPNVICFRHEEGSGGSWGATVVDLRK, from the coding sequence ATGAACTATCCGATCAATGGCACCCTGGACCTTCACCAGTTCCGACCGAACGAAACCAAAGACGTACTGCTCGATTACATTGCTGAATGTCTCAAGCGGGATATTCTGGCGATCCGGGTAGTGCATGGGAAGGGGATAGGGGTGCAGCGGGAGATCGTGCGGTCGGTCTTGTCGACGCATCCTAATGTCATCTGCTTCCGGCATGAAGAGGGGAGCGGCGGCTCCTGGGGCGCAACGGTGGTGGATTTGAGGAAGTAG
- a CDS encoding FAD-dependent thymidylate synthase, protein MFVAHARNLQADALLDKEYPVLDKGFVRLIDYMGDDNAIVQAARVSYGEGTKKVLEDRGLIRYLMRHRHTTPFEMVEFKFHVKLPIFVARQWIRHRSANVNEYSGRYSVMKEEFYFPPDEDIRKQSKRNKQGRSEEELPAEIRNRFIAYLQSSSKDAYDKYEEFIGEGLARELARINLPLSLYTEWYWKIDLHNLFHFLRLRMDDHAQKEIRVYADVMAEMVRAIVPMAYEAFTDYALNAVNFSGPELKLLRDHVSGIPEDVDALVARGLSMREATEFQAKLKKISEL, encoded by the coding sequence ATGTTTGTGGCACACGCTCGGAATTTGCAGGCGGATGCTTTGCTCGATAAAGAATATCCGGTATTGGACAAAGGGTTTGTCCGACTGATCGATTATATGGGGGATGACAACGCTATCGTCCAGGCCGCCAGAGTCAGTTATGGCGAAGGGACCAAAAAGGTACTCGAGGACCGCGGCCTGATCCGCTACCTGATGCGCCATCGCCACACGACACCATTTGAGATGGTCGAATTCAAATTCCATGTCAAACTCCCGATCTTTGTTGCCCGCCAATGGATTCGCCACCGCTCGGCCAATGTAAACGAATATTCCGGCCGCTATTCGGTGATGAAAGAGGAGTTCTATTTTCCGCCGGATGAAGATATCCGGAAGCAGTCCAAGCGGAATAAGCAGGGACGTTCCGAGGAGGAACTGCCGGCAGAAATTCGCAACCGGTTTATCGCCTATCTCCAGAGTTCCAGTAAAGACGCCTACGACAAGTACGAGGAGTTTATCGGCGAAGGTCTCGCCAGGGAACTTGCGCGGATCAACCTCCCCCTCTCGCTTTATACGGAGTGGTATTGGAAGATCGACCTGCATAATCTCTTCCATTTCCTCCGCCTGCGGATGGATGACCATGCGCAGAAAGAGATTCGCGTCTATGCCGATGTGATGGCCGAGATGGTCAGGGCGATCGTCCCAATGGCGTACGAAGCCTTTACTGACTATGCGCTCAACGCGGTCAATTTCAGCGGGCCAGAGCTGAAACTGCTTCGCGACCATGTCAGCGGCATTCCGGAGGATGTTGATGCGTTGGTGGCGCGCGGGTTGTCGATGCGTGAGGCGACGGAATTTCAGGCGAAGCTCAAGAAAATCAGCGAGCTATGA
- a CDS encoding M3 family oligoendopeptidase: protein MTTVATSIPAAPKWDLESIFPGGSASPEFKAFREKMKAEIAAGASRVSTLPNQLDKNSREQWKQFIVLLQDLHERLELIRSFGGCLIAQNVADNAAQGIVGESDQMTSEWEKLRTFLEAWSIRQSDAAWNDLVSDPALVGFKFFLDETRETARHKMPIEKESLALDLSVNGYHAWNRLYDRMAGDLRVKMEVGGETKELSMGQLATYMDNPDRNVRRTAFEKMTEAWKSRADLAAMTLNAQAGFRLALYKNRGWQSPLIEPLMQNRLSQASLDAMWSVVARETKRLAPYIEAKKKLLGIDAFRWYDEFASVGEVHRKWSFDEAVEFIVTNCRSFSDHLADYCKMAVEKRWIEAEDRAGKAGGAFCTTFGIHRQSRIFMTYSGTYDNLSTLAHELGHAYHSHVLRDKAWLAGMYPMGLAETASIFNELLTTDSALASAQSRDERLMLLDQLLMQPYVFFTDVHCRYIFDRAFYAEREKRILDAAGLCEMMTNAQRQAYQGLLAEDGYHPYFWASKLHFFITDTPFYNFPYVFGFLFAGGVYNCAREEGKSFADKYRALLADTGSMTTEQVAKKHLGVDLTKEDFWVASVNRSLSKVDEFVKLANQK from the coding sequence ATGACCACTGTCGCGACATCCATCCCCGCCGCCCCGAAATGGGATCTCGAATCGATCTTCCCCGGTGGGTCGGCCTCACCCGAGTTCAAAGCGTTCCGCGAAAAGATGAAAGCGGAGATAGCCGCCGGGGCATCCCGCGTGTCGACTCTGCCGAACCAATTGGACAAAAACAGCCGCGAGCAGTGGAAGCAGTTTATCGTTCTCCTGCAGGACCTTCACGAACGACTCGAACTGATCCGTTCGTTTGGCGGATGTCTTATCGCGCAGAATGTCGCGGATAACGCCGCGCAGGGGATCGTCGGCGAAAGCGACCAGATGACCTCCGAATGGGAGAAGCTCCGGACCTTTCTCGAGGCATGGTCGATCAGACAGTCGGATGCCGCCTGGAATGACCTGGTGTCGGATCCGGCACTGGTCGGGTTCAAGTTTTTCCTCGATGAGACTCGCGAAACGGCCCGCCACAAGATGCCGATTGAAAAGGAATCGCTCGCGCTGGATCTCTCGGTCAACGGCTACCATGCCTGGAACCGTCTGTACGACCGGATGGCCGGGGACCTTCGGGTGAAAATGGAAGTTGGCGGTGAGACGAAAGAGCTGTCGATGGGCCAGCTTGCGACGTATATGGACAACCCGGATCGCAATGTCCGCCGCACAGCATTCGAGAAAATGACTGAGGCCTGGAAATCGCGCGCGGATCTTGCCGCGATGACCCTCAATGCGCAGGCGGGGTTCCGTCTGGCGCTCTACAAAAATCGCGGCTGGCAATCACCATTGATCGAGCCGCTGATGCAGAATCGTCTGAGTCAGGCGTCGCTCGATGCGATGTGGAGTGTGGTCGCTCGCGAGACCAAACGCCTCGCGCCATATATCGAAGCCAAAAAGAAGCTGCTGGGAATCGACGCTTTCCGCTGGTATGACGAGTTTGCCTCGGTCGGCGAAGTTCACCGGAAATGGTCGTTTGATGAAGCGGTTGAGTTCATTGTCACCAACTGCCGGTCATTCTCGGATCATCTGGCCGATTACTGCAAGATGGCAGTGGAAAAACGGTGGATCGAAGCAGAAGACCGTGCGGGCAAAGCGGGCGGCGCATTCTGCACGACATTTGGAATCCATCGTCAGAGCCGTATTTTCATGACCTACTCCGGCACGTATGACAATCTGTCGACTCTTGCGCATGAACTTGGGCACGCCTATCACAGTCATGTCCTGCGTGACAAGGCCTGGTTGGCCGGGATGTACCCGATGGGACTGGCGGAGACAGCCTCGATCTTCAACGAACTGCTGACCACCGACTCGGCGCTGGCCTCGGCACAGTCGCGCGATGAACGGCTGATGCTTCTGGATCAGCTCCTGATGCAGCCGTATGTCTTTTTCACCGATGTTCACTGCCGCTACATTTTCGACCGTGCGTTTTATGCCGAGCGGGAGAAGCGGATTCTGGACGCCGCTGGCCTCTGCGAAATGATGACCAACGCGCAGCGTCAGGCGTACCAGGGATTGTTGGCCGAAGATGGCTATCACCCGTACTTCTGGGCCTCCAAACTGCACTTCTTCATTACCGATACGCCGTTCTACAATTTCCCGTATGTCTTCGGCTTCCTCTTCGCCGGCGGTGTCTACAACTGCGCCCGCGAGGAAGGAAAGTCATTCGCCGACAAGTATCGTGCGCTTCTGGCTGACACCGGCAGCATGACGACTGAACAGGTCGCGAAAAAACATCTCGGGGTAGATCTGACGAAGGAAGATTTCTGGGTTGCGTCGGTGAACCGTTCGCTGTCAAAGGTTGACGAGTTCGTCAAACTGGCGAATCAGAAGTAA
- a CDS encoding carboxypeptidase M32 produces the protein MSPQEAYQELVREMNEISVLGSTASILAWDQRTYMPRQGAEFRSQQMALIAGMYHERFTSPKIGDLLSQAESTDLVKGDTPEAANLRELRHKYNKETKLPKKLVEEIVRVTTIAETEWETARAKSDFAMFAPWLEKVYDLTRQQAEALGYEGEPYNALLDNYEPGAKVSEIEAIFTPLRKDLVELLGKIRDAKKRPDPGIVERSYPVDLQRVFGEAVAAAMGYDFTAGRLDITTHPFCTGIGAGDTRITTRYNPHRLNDALFGIMHEAGHALYEMGIDKKKYFGTPMGDATSLGIHESQSRMWENQVGRSKQFWVYFLPQAKRIFRDSLNDVSLDDFYGAINDVRPSYIRVEADEGTYNLHIMLRFELERALLNKELPAKDAAGEWRKRFKNYLGIEVDKDSNGILQDVHWSAGLIGYFPTYTLGNLYSAQFFAKAKTDIPNMMQNFERGDFSGLLGWLRENIHKHGSRYRATDLAKKVTGQTLSHKPLMDYLHTKYGEIYGI, from the coding sequence ATGTCACCCCAGGAAGCCTATCAGGAATTAGTCAGGGAGATGAATGAGATCTCCGTCCTCGGCTCGACCGCCTCGATCCTCGCGTGGGATCAGCGGACCTATATGCCGCGACAGGGCGCAGAGTTCCGCTCCCAGCAGATGGCACTAATCGCCGGGATGTATCACGAACGGTTCACCAGCCCGAAGATCGGTGATCTGTTAAGTCAGGCCGAATCGACCGATCTGGTCAAAGGGGATACGCCGGAAGCGGCCAATCTCCGCGAACTTCGCCACAAATACAACAAAGAGACAAAGCTCCCGAAAAAGCTGGTCGAAGAGATCGTCCGCGTCACGACTATCGCTGAAACCGAGTGGGAGACGGCGCGCGCGAAGTCCGATTTCGCCATGTTCGCCCCCTGGCTCGAAAAAGTCTATGACCTGACCCGCCAGCAGGCCGAAGCGCTTGGGTACGAGGGCGAGCCGTACAACGCTCTGCTGGACAATTACGAACCGGGCGCCAAAGTCTCCGAGATCGAAGCGATCTTCACTCCGCTCCGGAAAGATCTCGTCGAACTGCTCGGCAAGATCCGCGACGCCAAAAAGCGTCCCGATCCGGGCATAGTCGAGCGCTCCTATCCGGTCGATCTCCAGCGCGTGTTCGGCGAGGCAGTTGCCGCCGCGATGGGGTATGATTTCACCGCCGGGCGTCTCGATATCACCACCCATCCGTTCTGCACCGGGATTGGTGCCGGGGATACCCGCATCACGACCCGCTACAACCCGCACCGTCTCAATGACGCGCTGTTCGGCATCATGCACGAAGCTGGGCATGCCCTCTATGAGATGGGGATCGACAAAAAGAAATACTTCGGTACGCCGATGGGGGATGCCACGTCGCTCGGTATCCACGAGTCACAATCGCGCATGTGGGAGAACCAGGTCGGACGCTCCAAGCAGTTCTGGGTCTATTTCCTGCCGCAGGCGAAGCGGATTTTCCGTGATTCCCTCAACGATGTCAGTCTCGATGATTTCTACGGTGCTATCAACGATGTCCGGCCGTCATATATCCGAGTCGAGGCCGACGAAGGGACCTACAACCTGCATATCATGCTTCGCTTCGAACTGGAACGGGCGCTCTTGAACAAAGAACTTCCCGCGAAGGATGCCGCTGGCGAATGGCGCAAGCGGTTCAAAAACTACCTGGGTATCGAGGTAGACAAGGACTCCAACGGCATTCTGCAGGATGTCCACTGGTCGGCCGGGTTGATCGGCTATTTCCCGACCTATACGCTTGGCAACCTCTATTCGGCGCAGTTCTTCGCCAAGGCGAAAACCGACATCCCGAACATGATGCAGAACTTCGAACGCGGCGATTTCAGCGGTCTGCTGGGCTGGTTGCGTGAGAATATCCACAAGCATGGTTCGCGCTATCGGGCGACTGATCTGGCGAAAAAGGTGACGGGTCAGACGCTGTCGCACAAGCCGCTAATGGATTACCTCCATACCAAGTATGGCGAGATCTACGGCATCTAA
- a CDS encoding S9 family peptidase, producing MLDVASLRSLSGLPRILALTLCLMSPVDAAAPPTRTVHVVDTIFGTAVPDPYRWLEKSDDPQVQKWTAAQYDHFRLYVDAFEDKELIKDELTRFLSTGSIGQPQAIKNRYFTERRDGDQNHLVLFVRDGLLGREEVLVDPNSFSEDGTSAMDWYYLSWDGSLIAYGVSASGSENTTLFLKDVSSKGMLLDTIPYTRGAAVAWLPDNTGFYYTRNPVPGAVPAGDEFYYRRIYFHRIGSSWENDPLVFEDTTDKTSWSSCDISPDGHWLGISVFYGWSRSELYIKDLRQPESPFVKLTDGKAAQYYLTLLDDRFLITTNDGAPRKRVLSGSYSSPQMSNWHEIIPERPVTFQSIAVIGGHIVINGTVNASSVLELFTLEGGEAGKIELPTIGTVSSVGGELDGSELFYYFSSIGQPPTIYRYEFSSRESSVFTQMTVPFDLSNLELKQVWYNSKDGTPVSMFIVTTKGMAMDGNNPCVLDGYGGFNAMDTPIFNRRKILWMYHGGVYALANLRGNGEYGEAWHKGGMLENKQNSFDDFIAAAEYLCKEGYTSPSKLSLYGGSNGGLLIGAVVTQRPDICAAAVCDVPLLDMIRYQNFRIARLWVPEYGSSEDSAQFQYLIKYSPYHNVKKGTAYPAVLFKAGESDSRVDPMHARKMAAYLQAANSSDRPILLRIEGKAGHGQGKPVSKVIEEVVEEWSFVYRALGIRPSR from the coding sequence ATGCTTGACGTCGCTTCGCTTCGATCTCTCTCCGGACTTCCCCGGATTCTGGCCCTCACACTCTGCCTGATGTCTCCGGTCGATGCTGCCGCCCCTCCGACCCGCACGGTCCATGTCGTCGACACCATCTTCGGCACCGCAGTCCCCGATCCCTATCGATGGCTGGAGAAGAGCGATGACCCGCAGGTCCAGAAATGGACTGCGGCGCAGTATGACCATTTCCGCCTGTACGTAGACGCATTCGAAGATAAAGAGCTGATCAAAGATGAACTGACCCGATTCCTCTCCACAGGCTCTATCGGCCAGCCTCAGGCAATAAAGAATCGGTATTTCACAGAGCGCCGCGATGGCGACCAGAATCATCTGGTGTTGTTCGTCAGGGATGGTTTGCTCGGGCGGGAAGAAGTGCTGGTCGATCCCAACAGTTTCTCCGAGGATGGTACTTCAGCCATGGACTGGTACTATCTCTCCTGGGATGGCTCGTTGATCGCCTATGGCGTCTCAGCATCCGGCTCTGAGAATACGACCTTATTCCTCAAAGATGTCAGCAGCAAAGGAATGTTGCTCGATACCATACCCTACACGCGGGGAGCGGCAGTTGCCTGGCTCCCGGACAACACAGGGTTCTACTACACCCGCAATCCTGTCCCGGGGGCTGTGCCTGCTGGGGATGAATTCTACTATCGACGTATCTACTTCCATCGGATCGGCTCTTCCTGGGAAAATGACCCATTGGTTTTCGAGGATACCACCGATAAAACCAGTTGGTCGAGCTGCGATATTTCTCCCGATGGCCACTGGCTTGGCATATCGGTCTTCTACGGATGGTCCAGGTCGGAACTGTATATCAAGGACCTTCGCCAGCCCGAATCGCCATTCGTCAAGCTGACCGATGGGAAGGCTGCGCAGTATTATCTGACGTTGCTGGATGACCGGTTTCTCATCACCACTAATGACGGCGCGCCACGCAAGCGGGTCCTCTCCGGCAGTTATTCTTCGCCGCAAATGAGCAACTGGCACGAGATCATTCCGGAACGCCCTGTTACGTTTCAGAGTATCGCTGTGATCGGCGGCCATATCGTGATCAACGGGACCGTCAACGCTAGCTCAGTGCTGGAGCTTTTCACTCTGGAAGGGGGAGAGGCCGGCAAAATCGAATTACCGACCATTGGAACGGTCTCCTCAGTCGGTGGGGAGTTGGATGGTTCAGAACTGTTTTACTACTTCTCGTCGATCGGTCAACCGCCCACCATCTATCGGTACGAGTTCTCATCACGAGAATCCTCCGTCTTTACCCAGATGACTGTCCCTTTCGATCTTTCCAATCTTGAGCTGAAGCAGGTCTGGTACAACTCCAAGGATGGAACGCCGGTTTCCATGTTCATTGTCACCACCAAAGGGATGGCGATGGATGGCAACAATCCGTGCGTGCTCGATGGCTACGGCGGGTTTAACGCGATGGATACACCGATCTTCAACCGCCGCAAGATCCTCTGGATGTACCATGGAGGCGTGTATGCGCTGGCCAATCTCCGCGGGAACGGCGAATACGGCGAAGCCTGGCACAAGGGAGGGATGCTCGAGAACAAGCAGAACAGTTTTGACGATTTCATCGCCGCGGCCGAATACCTCTGCAAGGAAGGGTATACCTCTCCATCGAAGCTCTCGTTGTATGGCGGATCCAACGGGGGGTTGTTGATCGGCGCTGTTGTCACGCAACGGCCGGATATTTGCGCCGCTGCGGTCTGCGATGTCCCGCTTCTGGACATGATACGATATCAGAACTTTCGCATCGCCCGGCTCTGGGTGCCGGAATACGGATCATCGGAAGATTCTGCGCAGTTCCAGTACCTGATAAAATATTCACCGTACCACAACGTGAAGAAGGGGACTGCCTATCCTGCCGTGCTTTTTAAGGCTGGTGAGTCGGATAGCCGGGTGGATCCGATGCATGCGCGCAAGATGGCGGCCTACCTGCAAGCCGCCAATAGTTCCGACCGCCCGATCCTGCTTCGAATTGAAGGAAAAGCCGGTCATGGACAAGGGAAGCCGGTGAGCAAAGTGATCGAAGAGGTGGTCGAAGAGTGGAGTTTCGTCTATCGGGCGCTGGGGATTCGCCCGTCTCGGTAA
- a CDS encoding permease, whose translation MEYISQYFNALWMLIQDLWIWFLVGFVAAGVVTEFVPRSFVNRHFGSNDLSSLVKAALSGLIASTCSCGAIPLAVSLREKGASTAVALTFLLATPWSGVPQFLVLSNFLGPFNTAILMVCAVVAALLSGVVLSRLEHHHLIDAPLPTAIKAKSNTVCTAGAGCSDCGCETAVPHNRFMRVLKSSWVIFRDIGKYLMIGLILAAGLAAFVPNAIVYKYLGESASPWTILLAVPVSAVIELCSEGFSVLAGQAYTMGATLGVVFVMLMVGVTTDITEITVVWGKFGKRSAVAYLLVSTGIAVAIAYLINISVL comes from the coding sequence ATGGAGTATATTAGTCAATACTTCAATGCGCTTTGGATGCTCATTCAGGATCTGTGGATATGGTTTCTGGTTGGGTTTGTGGCCGCGGGAGTGGTGACTGAATTTGTGCCACGTTCGTTCGTCAATCGACACTTCGGCAGTAATGATCTCAGTTCATTGGTCAAAGCTGCACTTTCCGGCTTGATTGCCTCAACTTGTTCATGCGGAGCGATTCCACTGGCAGTGTCATTGCGGGAAAAAGGGGCCAGCACAGCCGTCGCCCTGACATTTCTTCTCGCCACCCCATGGTCAGGCGTGCCGCAATTTTTGGTCCTGAGCAATTTTCTCGGACCATTTAACACGGCGATTCTCATGGTCTGTGCGGTGGTCGCTGCTTTGCTGTCCGGGGTCGTACTTTCCCGATTAGAGCATCATCACCTTATCGACGCACCCCTACCGACTGCCATCAAAGCAAAATCAAACACCGTATGTACCGCCGGCGCTGGATGTTCCGATTGCGGGTGCGAGACTGCTGTGCCTCACAATCGGTTTATGCGTGTGTTGAAATCTTCCTGGGTGATCTTCAGGGATATTGGTAAATACTTGATGATCGGACTGATTCTAGCAGCCGGACTAGCTGCGTTCGTGCCAAACGCCATTGTCTATAAGTATCTCGGCGAATCAGCTTCACCCTGGACAATCCTTCTGGCTGTGCCGGTCAGTGCCGTGATCGAACTCTGTTCCGAGGGATTCAGCGTTTTGGCGGGTCAAGCTTACACAATGGGGGCGACACTCGGTGTAGTGTTCGTCATGCTCATGGTTGGGGTCACGACAGACATCACGGAGATAACTGTTGTTTGGGGAAAATTCGGCAAACGTTCGGCCGTCGCCTATCTGCTTGTCAGCACTGGCATCGCCGTGGCGATTGCATATCTGATCAATATCTCTGTTTTGTAG
- a CDS encoding DUF1015 domain-containing protein, producing MSIVRPLKGLRPKPEFAAQVACPPYDVLNTQEARAMAEGNPNSFLRVNKAELEFSDTTNPYGSEVYLRAKENLHRLERDGIMIRDRKPCFYLYRLTMDGRKQLGLVALTSVDEYDAGKIKKHEHTRPEKVNDRANHIMQVEAQVGPVFSTFRRNAQIEKIFSGVVASKPLIDFTSADGIRHELWVVDNDATIKQIVDTFAGIDFLYIADGHHRSEAASEIARRSREANPKHTGQESYNFFLNVLFSDHELHILPYNRVVKDLNNHSLDALLSQASEHFEISKANGRIDPQEPHQYGMYADGHWYLLKVRAGKFDPNHPIESIDAAILSNLFLTPYLDIVNLRTDKRIDFVGGIRGTQELERLVNSGQFKLAFALYPTSIAQLLRVADAGQVMPPKSTWFEPKLRDGMVVNLLTD from the coding sequence GTGTCCATCGTCCGTCCGCTCAAGGGCCTTCGCCCCAAACCAGAATTCGCCGCGCAGGTCGCTTGTCCTCCCTATGATGTGCTCAATACTCAGGAAGCCCGGGCCATGGCAGAGGGTAACCCGAACTCGTTTCTCCGGGTGAACAAAGCGGAGTTGGAGTTCTCCGACACGACCAACCCGTATGGCTCCGAAGTTTACCTGCGCGCGAAAGAGAATCTGCACCGTCTCGAGCGCGATGGCATCATGATCCGCGACCGCAAACCCTGCTTTTATTTATATCGCCTGACGATGGATGGCCGCAAACAACTCGGCCTGGTGGCGCTTACCTCGGTTGATGAATACGATGCCGGCAAGATCAAAAAGCATGAACATACCCGGCCGGAGAAGGTCAACGACCGCGCCAACCATATCATGCAGGTTGAGGCACAGGTCGGACCGGTCTTTTCCACTTTCCGGCGCAATGCGCAGATCGAAAAGATCTTTAGCGGCGTGGTCGCCTCCAAACCACTGATCGATTTCACCTCAGCCGATGGTATCCGACATGAACTTTGGGTGGTGGATAACGACGCCACGATCAAGCAGATCGTCGACACCTTCGCCGGAATAGACTTCCTGTATATCGCCGATGGTCACCATCGAAGTGAGGCGGCCTCGGAGATAGCGCGTCGATCCCGCGAAGCAAACCCGAAGCATACCGGCCAGGAGAGTTACAACTTCTTCCTGAATGTCCTCTTCTCCGATCACGAACTGCATATTCTGCCATACAACCGTGTGGTCAAAGACCTAAACAATCACTCGCTCGATGCACTGCTCAGCCAGGCGTCCGAGCACTTCGAGATAAGCAAAGCCAATGGTCGAATCGACCCGCAAGAGCCGCATCAATACGGAATGTATGCTGACGGCCACTGGTACCTGTTGAAGGTCCGGGCGGGGAAGTTCGATCCGAATCATCCGATCGAGTCGATCGATGCGGCGATACTCTCCAATCTTTTCCTGACACCGTACTTGGATATTGTCAATCTTCGCACTGACAAGCGGATCGACTTTGTCGGCGGAATTCGCGGAACGCAGGAATTGGAGCGGCTGGTTAATTCCGGCCAATTCAAGCTGGCTTTTGCGCTGTATCCGACCAGCATCGCTCAACTCCTTCGCGTTGCCGATGCCGGTCAGGTGATGCCCCCGAAATCGACCTGGTTCGAACCAAAATTGAGAGATGGCATGGTCGTTAACCTGTTAACCGACTGA